The Melitaea cinxia chromosome 8, ilMelCinx1.1, whole genome shotgun sequence genomic interval aaaataataactggatttaattttttaaaactatttgagAAAGTGAATATAAAATGGTTTTAAATTGTCATTGCACAATAATGTCTCATGTTGCTGTGAAGCTGTTAtctgaaaatacaaataaaagtagaaaataagtAAATTGAATGGAAACTGGTAAGGAAAATCGGCGAGCATCTCAGCAGATACTCTCATGAAAAAATTGTCAGTAAACATTCGAAGAGATTGATCTGCTAGGTTATcttgtttataattaaagttCGTGTGTTTTCTAACAGCGGGTTACAACCACCGGAACCAGCCTCAAAGCATCGACCTGAACGCAGTCAGACTGTGTTTCCAAGTTTTCATCCACGATGAGCGTACGGGCAAGATTCGTCTCTCCCTCCCTCCAGTGGTTTCTGACGTGATATACGACAAGAAGGCCATGAGCGACCTGGTCATCATGCGCCTGAGTCAGTGTTCCGACTACCATAGGGGTGGGACCGAACTCATTCTTCTGTGTGAAAAGGTTCGTTATAGACATTTGTTGATTATAAGTTTAGTTAAATGGggtttgttctaaaatattaGCTCCGAATTTTCATCGCTAATTCTGAGAAGTTTGCATACTTACATTAtgattatttctaaaataatgattatagaTTGAATTACGCTAAAATTAGAACCCATTAGGTAAAACTTATTCTACAGTTGACCAAACTTTGTCAGTGGATAATCCGACGTTTTACGATATCAGTTTTTATGCAAAATTGTAATCAGCGTATTATTTCATAGACATTTTCATCACAAATTTTCCACGTCGTCCCACAATATAATCTCGTGGGCCACAGCTGATTTAATatgtatcatttttatttttatataattttttttatacaactaggtcggcaaacaagcatacggctcaactgatggtaaacgattaccgtagcttagacacctgcaacactacaagcatcgcaacgtgctgccgaccctacccccaatccccccaggagatctggtcaccttactcaccaacaggaatacaacagtGCTTGgaagcggtattatttagctgtgatcttctgttaggtcgaggaATGAAACAGTAACGGGTTGTCTGTGCCAGGTGACGCGGGAGGACATCGCGGTGGTGTTCTTCGAGAAGGAGGGCGAGCAGGTGGTGTGGGAGGAGAGCGCGAACATCGTGCTGGTGCACCGGCAGGTCGCCATCGCCTTCCAGACGCCGCCCTACCGCGACCCGCGCGGCCGGGACCACGTCCAGGTGGGCAACATACGAGACAAACATACGAGACAAACGTATGAGATAAACATACGAGACAAACATACGAGACAAACGTACGAGACAAACATACGAGACCAACATACGAGATAAACATACAAGACAAACATACGAGACAAACATACGAGACAAACATACGGGACAAACATACGAGACAACCATACGAGACAAACATACGGGACAAACATACGAGACAACCATACGAGACAAACATACGAGACCAACATACGAGACAAACATACGAGACAAACATACGAAACACACATAAAGGCAAACATACGAGACAAACATACGAGACAAACATACGAGACAAACATACGAGACAAACATACGAGACCAACATACGAGACCAACATACGAGAtaaacacacaaatacacaaACAGACACATACTATTCAAACTCGTGagtaataagcttgagcgcgttcagaatttatatttgaatcatATTTCcctatttcacaaaaaaaaaaaaaatcaagtggctcccaattcacCTTCGtaggaatactcatatccttaacctactttattttattttattctgttatCCCGTTGTATCTGAAGGgacgattaaaattatttgctgATTCCCATGAACACTGTCTTCGCTCGGACAATAATTTAgttcttgaaattccttctctCTTCTTTATGTGATAAATCTTTTACACTTTAAGCCTGTTGCCAGTGTAAGTTGGATAATTTGGCACAAGTGTGTATTGGGCGAAATTTTGTCTTTTGTTCCGAGTAATCATATTATTAAGATTTTCATATCTTCCAAAATAATGAAGCAACAAATTGTTACGGTATTGTTTATATTACGTTTTATTTCGTAGCACTTATTGCTCGGAGTGCAGTATCAAGTTCACGTGTACCGTGTGATTAGCATGATAAGAAGTTAATGTTTGATATATTGTGATTCATAACTTATGAGTAATTCTCAATATACAAGTAATTTAATGGGATAGCGTAAAATCATGAGTAtcctatacgcttcagcctgtaatatcccactattgggcataggcctctttccccatgtaggagaaggatcagagcttattccaccacgctactccaatgcgggttggcggatatatgtcctactatgagtaacgatcgctatcaggtgtacatgataacaaccgggaccgacggcttaacgtgctctccgaggcacggtggggatacccacaaaaactgcacaaacacccagaccacggcaaacacctgtatggccaatacaaatgtttgtcatgtgcggggatcgaacccgcaaccgccagcgcaacaggtacaatccatggctgtaaccgctgcgccaacgcggcaatCCAATACACATTGCCAATCCCTTAACACATCGTAACTATCCCCAACCTGCAATGATATTAACAAAGTAGATAAGTCCAATATATAGGAAGAAGCCAAGATACGTTCATCCGCAAATTCCCTAGCTGAGATAAAATATTGTTACCtctgtataaaatttattgccAAATCTATCTGAACTCTGTAAAAAGTCCACGATTCCTCCGTTAACGATATTCTGTAGACATTAATTACAGTAAGGATCTGGTGTTCACTGGCGGTTCGCCAGCCGACGTTCGCGTTCATCAAGCGTCCGTATTATTCCGTACACGATGATCGCATCTTTCATTGAGcgactatttatatattatcagaTGTTAATTCCATTATGCGCTTCCTTTTACATCATATTACATGGCATAGAGCGTGATTAGTGTGGAGATTATGATATCTTCCGTTTGcgaatattaaatactaatcttaataattgtgtttgctcgcaaacgaaaaaaactgacttcaattacatctatagtaatacaaagtagacgaaaaaaattaacaaacgcactagtcgtcactatgattttcgagggtttccctcgatttctgtggCATTTAATCATCAGATCTTGtgtttcttatcatggtaccacacatgGGACATCacctttccgacaaaaaaagagttatcagaatctgttcataaacgacgaaattatgcCCGAACATAATTGTATATACGGtcggattgagtaacctccactttttttgaagtcggttaaaaatttaatctaaaCTGCCGTTTATGGATTAAACAAAGATCTAATTTTTTTCCAGGTATATCTCCAACTGAAGAGGACGTCAGACAACGCGCGAAGCAACGCCGTGCCCTTCGAATACATCCCCGAATATCAAGGTACCGCAAGGAAACCCTTGCCTGACCTCAGCGTTTTTTCCCTCCTCCTATCCGACCCCACCTCACGCCCCGACGGCAACAACAACGACCCCCCCGAAAAAGACCCCGTGTCATCGACAAGCGACTCCCCCGACCCCCCCACAGTTGAAGTCACTGACGCCGATGTCATCGAGACCAATAATTCCGTAGACATGGTCACCGACCCCCATGAGAAGAGCCTAGACGATCTCCTAGACCAGGTCGCTGAACTAGATGAGATATACTCCGAGAACCGGACGCGCTTAGAAAATGTGACCGTTCTAGATGACAACAACGACCCTGAAGACTTCGACGACGCCGGCACCTATACCAGCCTCCAACTGGCCTTCAAGAACCCCGTACCCATCGCGGAACCGGAGCCCTACGAAGACGTACAAGTACACTCGTTCCGTGGCCCTATAATAGAATACACCCCGCTCAAACGTGATCCAGAAGACGAACGCGCTCCACCGCTACCACCCAAGCGTGTTCGTAAAACCACCGACAGTTTTAAAACCAGCCAGACTTCTGTCGACAGTATCCTCAAACCGGGCCGCCAGTTACCCGTAACCCGTAACCCAGATACCCTCGCCCTTAAAACTGAGCTAGGTGAAGCCCGTTCAGAGCCAGCGTTGCCACCACCCTCCAAAAAGCGTTCATTTTTCTCGAGGCTATTCCGACGCCGTGATAAGTCTCCGGCCCCCAGTGTGCGTTCCGAAGGCGTCAAGGAGTCACGTAAGCCAGTAGGACGCTCCGTCAGTAGTGTGTCAGGGCTTCGTCCCTCTAAATTCAAGTCGGCTGTATCACACGCCTCGCTCAAGGATAACGGCTCGGGGATTAGTTACGCGGATAGTATTACCCACATATCATTACACGGGGATGGGGACGAGCGTTCTGCCTCACAACCATCCCTGAGGCGGACTGGCCCCGGGGGCCCCGGAAGCCCCGGAAGCCCAGGAAGACCAGGAAGACCAGGAAGCCTGGGGGTATTAACTGATGAACCTCTACCAGATGGTACAATTCTAGTGGCTGAGAGCGTATTAGCGCTGGATGCGGACTCCTTCCGGAAACTTCGAGATGACCTAGAACTGACAGAGGCGGAGCACTACGCACTGTATATGGCTGTAGCTCCAAAGGCCACTGCTTCCGAATTTGATGAGACGTCGTGTTACTACTCGCCTGTCGATGGCAGCAAGTTCCACAATTGACCATTTAGTGCTACCAACACGGGAACCACCCTGACTCAATACTGTAACATCACTATCCAGTTCCCAGGATTGGGAACTTAGAAGATAGCCCCTGAACACTGCCTGACTTGTGAACGAATTCAATTGATTTCTCCAAGGCAACAAGATTTGGCTATCGCATTTAACACTATATGCACTATTTTCCAGTCAAAGTAAAACTTCCGAAAAACATGTTACCGATAATAGGGAATACAAAGAACCgcctattttgttaaaaaaatttgctATCTATTCCAAAGAAACGGTTCTGTGAAAGACGCATAGCAGTACGCGTACCGTAAGTAGGTCCCATAGCAACGCTATGGATATGGTACCCTAAAAACTGAGTGAGATATTTAGAAGAATATCAATAACTTTCGGGTATCAAGTCACAGGAAGGTCACTTCGCTCTTTTGTAATTACTCCGCCCATTTTGCCAAGTTTTCTAAAAAAATGCTCacaaacactaaaaaaaaattcaattttttttaatctgtaggTGTATTAAAATAGTAAAGATAATTGTCGTAAATGGCAATTGCACTTCCTTATAAAGAGTCAGTACTATATGTCTATAAAATGTACATCTAGTACCCAAGAACTCAGCTCAGTACCATTAAATTTTGAGTGAGACATCGTCGAAATTGGATGGTTTGTGGTCAAAATtaatcgttttttgaatataggaaGGCAATTGTCTGAAAATAGAAGAATTTGGTACAAGTTTAAACTATACCTAGATCATATGGCCTTAAATTACGTCTCGAAATTTTTATGAGAGTTTGTGTAGTTTAAAGAGTTACCGGAACAAAAATGACAAGTGAGACTTGGATATTTGAAACGGCATTAAATGTTGTattataagattttaattaaGATACAATAGTTTTATTCTCAATTCACTTtctttataagtattatttttttcaggtTCTATAaggattttgttttttatttttttattttatttgattttttttataaatgttttcaattaaaattaataataaattaacccTCTTTAATacactcaaattttataacataatgaTTGActtaatttttcatataaatacctAAGTCGATTAATCTTGAGACATgttaaaatagaaatttatttaaataattctaacATAACTTGCAATATTTTCTAGATCCGAGTTATCTAAAACATAAGCGGACGAAAACGCTCTCGCCGACTATCGCGTCTTACGATGACAGTAAGTTgacatatttatgtatataatcatGTATACAGgtgattattacttatttatcacTTTACTGCACATTATGAATTACATaaggaaaattataataacttaataaacaattattaactgATCTAATAAACTTCGTACTTattattcattttgtatttatcaAGTTTTAAAGAAACAATCATTGGTGCAGTCGTTATACGCGTATATACATTTAGgagattaatttttgtatataaaattgtctACCACCACAAATgtatataaacgagacttaaatatttaacgtaggtagggcacagaagggaatatcctgctcaaaatcgccgaactagttatataaaaaaactaacttctGCCAGCgatttcatccgcgtggaacagtTACTTGGGCTAACTGTGGAAGCTCttaaaagagagaaaaaaaaacgattttgcaacattcttcattggtgctccgctcctaatggttttagcgtgatgatatatagcctatagccttcctcgataaatgggctggATAGCCCATTatctgttttatatattactgaaagaatttttcaaattggaccagtagttcctgagattagctcgttcaaacacaaacaaacaaacaagctctttagctttataatattagtatagttgCTGATTGTGTAACACAATGTGCAGACTTACGGCCCATACAGCCATTTCTATTAGACAACCTAATTATatagctttttttattgttttttttttagtaataatccCTGTATATATGATAATCTATAATGGTGggggttaattttttttttggtttatttttttcgGTTCGTATGCACAAAGTTCGGCGTCGTTTTAGGGTGGCGGTTTAATGGTGTCATGGTGATGGTTTAATTGGTTTCTAACatctagtttataatataacagTCTAGTTTCAATTATTTTGGTATGAAATGTAAACGAAAAATGAATACAGAAGTAAAACAATTtctaatcttttaaaaaaaaaattataaatatttttttaaagttctatttagtaatttttaattccgATTTGTGATATCGGAGATAATATTTCGGGGTCGTAACCTCTGCTTCACTCATTTATTAcgttttgtacaaatataattgaattggACTGTAGGCTATGTAAcattatactaaatatactatttaGGCTAGTTATTAGttacgcaaaaaatatttttcatttagttTTCCTTATAACATGTAACACTATTGTTTTTAGATAGATAATTACTTACAATATGGCTATTACTTAGCTATAAAATTTAGATAAATTGttgatttatgaaataaatatttattttatttttatttattgttaaatttcgaATATTTACGCgagtttttgattatttttttcataattttcttgttttatatatcgttataaatgtaattaatttggTGCTTATGATTGaattgtaaaaagtaaaaatagtcACATTAAATGTTTGCCAATACCAATTATATTAGCATGCCATAATTTAACTAAGGTCTTTTGGATTGGCAGAAAATGAAAAACCAACGCCATAACTTAGCATAAGCAACTGGCATATTTTTGTCTAGAAGTTATACTTttgataaagtattttttcGGGATATATGGAAAAATTTAATTGTGCTATTCAAACCTATGATAGCTATGTATAGCATAGCCTCTATAAGGttgtcttaatattttttttatgtatataaatacataaaatgtatACAAGAAAAATATGCTAATGTGAATATGTGTGTTTAATATTACCgtcaagtaatttatttttaaccgatttccaaaaaagttcccaattcgactgtaattatgttatatatatataaattatataattatgttacatcagttttgattgggtggaccgatttcgataattctttttttaatcgatagtgCTTGTCGCATAGTCTCAttcaaattttatcgagatctgatttgtactttttgagtaatcttcgataacgcgtatttacttgactatttttccgtgtACTTAcactgtattacttgtcgatgtgattaaagtcgattttttatagttagcgagcaaacacaattattcttcataaagtttaTGTTGTATGTTGATATTTTCTagttcatttttctttttcttgtgTAATTTCCACTACGACTTGGAGTATTTTGTGTGCattttatatatgaaataatgtaatttttatttatttgtaagggATGATCGACGCAGTAAATGTTAGGGAGGTTTTtgagtagtattttttttagtcaaaTGTGTTACAACGAACATAATAACAGTCAGAGGATTCAATTACATACAAagataattatttctatttttctgttgtttttttttccctCTTGAAGTTTTGTTTTCATTGATCGGCCTATAAATCTGAAAAATTATACCAAACTGCATTTACGTACTATACAATTggaatattcaataaaataacagtACATACTTTATACATTTGGTTAAGACAATGTACAATATCTAAAGCTAAAACTTTGTTCGATTGAATAAGGAAAAATGGTGTACGATCtcaaactttgttttgttttacagtTCATTTTCTTTTGATTATTCTTGGATTATTGTGGATTGTTACATTATGCGTTCAAATGTagttgtagttaaacttcttaCTTAACCTTTATATTCTtgatatttaatagttttgtttGGATGTAAGAAATGTAAGTTTATCCTCCTTGCtgtgtttaattattttgtgaaaaaccaatattataatcaaagtatgtattatatacaataattattaaagagtGCTCTCGTCAAAATTAGGagaattgtatgtatttataagttaaaatattttttttattttgctgttatataaaattaataaattattcgaTGTTGAATTTTACaagttataaaatttgtataatatctttaaatattatccaaactttataatttgtaattatagtCTGTATAATAGTACTCACAcgacttatataaaaatataataatctttatgactctaataattaatagtttatGAATTTTGCGATAATGTAGTCCTTGGACAATATAAGAAGTGTCGAAGCACAAATGATGTGAAAATTTAGTTCATATGGCAGTGCATAGGCGAGCGAAAAATGTCGTGTGTCTTTTGTTCTACTGAGGCATACAATGCCCCAAACCGTTATGTACACAAGTAAGTCAACGGATCCCAAGAACAAAATctttatattgtatacttttatatacctatatatatataagaaataaattatgacAATTTTATTACCTTTTCACAGTACTTTTCATTACTTGacagttttttactttttatgcaATTTATAGATTTTGTTCTTGGGTcccataaaaatattgtttataaatttaaagaacaaaaaagtatttatcttaTAAGAATCTATTACAAGtataactaaacattttttataagcaaaaatatcatcttaaattttgattaatttacaaatttactgAATTGTATCCGCTATTAGGGCAGCTCTTATTATGACATacgatttataataatttgatcaaatgtaaagttttttttattgtttttaattagtaaaaccGAAATACATATCGCATGAGatgtaagaaataatattataacgctTTAGATGaatttacaaaatgtaaaatggaaatttgatataaaaatatattatgtgaaaatatttcaatcacaaaaaatatgattacgattacaaattaatgaaatttttgcgattgaaatattaagatttttgtACACgtttataaagagaaaaaagaTATAATGAAGCATAGCTTTTGATGCGtggattttatattatattaatgctaATAAATATAAGAACGTGAAAATGTTATTTCTTTATGCATTACCTACgaaacagacaaacagagtTAAAAGGTACAGTCGTAATTTTAAGCATGGCCGTGTGTatagatgttttattttataataaaatcgcaAATTCTAAACGAACTAAATTTGtctcttattaatattttaataaatttaattttatttattctttgtatGTCACATGTTTGTGTTATactaaaaatatctaatttttttcttttcttatattTGACAGTAATTATACAAGTTAGTATTGGTACCAGTTTGTCATTTgaaattaattcttaaaaaaaaaagaaaaaaaaacatattccGGAATAAATTGAATTGTGTGTAAATTTTTTAGGATTTGCGATTTTAATTGttgttatgattttaattttacgtttttaggctttttgttaagttttatttaacacaCATATGCATTAGCGTATTTTTGTTTTCTGCatgaatttacaaaataatatttaaagttaagtCTACAACAGGAATCAGTTGttttacgtattaaaaaaaaaaaaaaaaacaatatagtaAAAAAGCTGGTTTTGTTAGttgtttactatatatttttttttaaatgtaacatggcatgtattttttataggtGCTACTTcggcaaattattttttaggcgtaatatttttttattttgagtttttcgTATTCACGTTGTGCGCAATCTAATGCTTCGTGTGCTTAGTCTGGTTTTATTGgagtttgtttttttctttctcgTTTTGTTCGTAAAGATATAGTTATGTTTGCGTAGAAtcttaaaattgatatttgacaagaattttagttacatttttttttattcggaaACTGTGGTATTTGTGTGATTATATCTTTACGACGCAGtctattaatatatgtatattgttttttgtaaatatagatgaagtaaaatacaaaaattttcaGGATACGGAGCCGACCAGCAGATCAAGACGGAGCCAAGAGGTAAGTTTTCTATTTTTCTGTACAAACATTTAGTACTAACAGAAACAAAACGACGTATTTATACATGCCCATGTACTGTtgggtaaaataatatatttcttatgttGTGTATTGTGCTATATTACAGGCTTACTTCAATTTGTGTTTTATACTGTCCTTCATTTCTGGATAGTGCAGTAGTGaacgatttatttaaattagttcagttatttttgtaaaatgtataCAGGTGTATGTACATATCCATACATTGGAAAATATGAACAGTTTTTTAACCGTTAagtatttatattcttatactACGAATGAAACGTAGTTCACAATATagggttatttatattttggctTCAAACAACATGACTATATAACTTGTGTAATGTCAACAGATAAAACACCAACGCATCAGATGAACAGTCCTCTCGCCGCGTTCTCACCGTCCTACGAACACGAACAAGTTCCGGAaaatatctatgtatgtattttgaactaaaacttGTTTACGgtcgcttgacttggggagtaagctggtgaatgcgtgacgagagtgttacgaaaagtgtgattggacgcggcgaacggagcaagagagaggtgcgagcacacattttctttctctctttctctcaacCATTTTGTATATCCAAGACACAGTGCaagctaaagaaattttacttcagtcgtgtggcctAAAGCAcgctctatttttttttt includes:
- the LOC123655760 gene encoding embryonic polarity protein dorsal-like, coding for MPQPPAPRTGNPYVRIVEQPASKALRFRYECEGRSAGSIPGVNSVPERKTYPTIEICGHRGPAIVVVSCVTREEPYKPHPHNLVGRERCDNGVCTVKTNVTDENPQVSFSNLGIQCVKRKDIAEALKTRERLRVDPFRTGYNHRNQPQSIDLNAVRLCFQVFIHDERTGKIRLSLPPVVSDVIYDKKAMSDLVIMRLSQCSDYHRGGTELILLCEKVTREDIAVVFFEKEGEQVVWEESANIVLVHRQVAIAFQTPPYRDPRGRDHVQVYLQLKRTSDNARSNAVPFEYIPEYQGTARKPLPDLSVFSLLLSDPTSRPDGNNNDPPEKDPVSSTSDSPDPPTVEVTDADVIETNNSVDMVTDPHEKSLDDLLDQVAELDEIYSENRTRLENVTVLDDNNDPEDFDDAGTYTSLQLAFKNPVPIAEPEPYEDVQVHSFRGPIIEYTPLKRDPEDERAPPLPPKRVRKTTDSFKTSQTSVDSILKPGRQLPVTRNPDTLALKTELGEARSEPALPPPSKKRSFFSRLFRRRDKSPAPSVRSEGVKESRKPVGRSVSSVSGLRPSKFKSAVSHASLKDNGSGISYADSITHISLHGDGDERSLGVLTDEPLPDGTILVAESVLALDADSFRKLRDDLELTEAEHYALYMAVAPKATASEFDETSCYYSPVDGSKFHNDTEPTSRSRRSQEGYLYFGFKQHDYITCVMSTDKTPTHQMNSPLAAFSPSYEHEQVPENIYWGMPGLSAAGPSHVNYGQEMQICQNQNYVALSPGMQSSNMSPNLQMTNLQNIQPNLQTLSPSMHTMSPMSPSMQTMSPMSPNMQTISPVSPNMQMSQMGQVMTSMGRMSPMNRGMSPNMGQMSPNMGHVSPAMGHVSPAMGQVSPAMGHISPNLAQQQHQMQQQQDLMDTVSASDTPSITGLLMDRGDMPQLNSGELSGLSALLENRGQDLSDSLNRLSTSDLLQYK